The DNA segment TACTCTTTGGTCAGGTACTGCTGCATTTACTCCAAGGAAAAACTTACTACCGGAAAATTTTGCAACACATGGTAACAGCCGGGCCGGCTTCGGTGTCTCCGGTTATCCTTGTCAGTGGATTTGCCGGGATGATTTTTACTATTCAAACTGCTAGAGAATTAGTCAGATTTGGTGCAGTAGATGCGGTAGGGGGTGCTTTTGCTTTGGCTTTTTGCCGAGAATTAGCGCCACTTTTGACAGCTAGTATTATTGCAGGACAAGTAGGTTCGGCTTTTGCAGCAGAAATAGGTGCTATGCGAGTTACAGAACAAATCGATGCACTTTATATGCTGAAAACAAATCCTATTGATTACTTAGTGCTTCCTAGAGTAATTGCTTGCATTTTAATGATGCCAATTATGATGGTTTTTGCTTTAGTTATGGGTATCACTGGCGGACTTTTTGCCGCAGCAAAATTTTACAATATTGATCCTGAAGCTTTTTTAGAGTCTGTGAGAACTTTTTTAGAACCATCAGATTTACTTATGGTTTTAGTCAAAGGTCTGATTTTTGGAGCTATAGTTGGTATAAATGGCTGTAGTTGGGGACTCACCACTCAAGGAGGCGCAAAAGAAGTTGGAGAATCGGCAACGACAGCAGTTGTCACAACTTGGGTATTAATTTTTATGATGGACTTTTTTATCTCTGTATTGATGTTTGACAAGCCTATACCTTAACTACAGTGTCAAACAATTTTAGATTTTGCATTAATACCACAGAAAAATCTACGGGCTTGTACAATTCAAGAAGTATTCGTCACTAGAGTAAAAAATTAAAATGCTGTAAGCAGAGTTTTTTTCAGCTATATCTTCTGAGAATATAACTAATTAGCAAATTCAAAAAAGTATCAAATTGTACTCAAAACCTTTTTTGTAGCAATTGTTTCAATAAAAAAAATGGCAGAAATGGCAATTTAACGAGCCATCAATAAATTTGATTGCTATATTGTACTAAATAAGTAATGTGGTGAGGATGGGGAAAGCTGTGCGTAATGATTTACATGGCTTAGATATTAGTCAGAAAGAATTGCGAAAGTTGACTAATTTACCTGTTAAAGATAAATTAATTATTATTAGCAATCCCTTAAAAGCAATTGCTAAAAGGATGATAGGTAAGCTTAAGGGTTCCGAAGGAGCGACTGTAGTTTTTATTAGTTGTTCTATATTTGTTTTTAGTTATTTGCTTTTTGATATCATTATTAGACTTTTTGCTACGTGGATTACAATTCCATCCTGGTTTTTGTTAATAATATTATGTTTTTGGGGTGGTGGTGTCACGCAAATTGTTTTGTATTTATTATGGTGGAAAAAACTGAAAAATCTTGATGATAATATGACGAATGCTTTGGAAATACTTTTAAATGATGTTGATAGATATAATGCTGTGATTAAAGCTATAGATATTAATGATCAAATAGAAGCAGCTGGCAACCCAGGAGTAGTTATTCAAGAAAGAGAAAGAGTGATCGCCGCTTTGAAACTCACCAGAACTGATTTAATTCGGGCTTTGAAAACAGAAAGAATTTTAAGAGAAAACAAGAATTTTATTCTCAGGAATACGGAGCTATTTGCTAACAATTTAGCTACTTTAACAGCAATGCAAGTTACAGAAGAAGCTACAGAGCATGGTAGGTTACTCAATGAAGCTTTGCAAATTGCCTTAGATGTGCAACTGGAAATGAAAAGGCTGCAAACCCAAAGCTAAAAGCAATCCTTCCATATCAAACAATTTTGTTTGTTTAGATTTTAGATTTTGGTTCGACCGACAGATAAATCTAGCGGCTGGTACCATTACAGCACTTACCGGTGTTATCAGGTATAAGAACCCCACCCCCAACCCCCTCCCATATCAAAGGTTTATCCTTTTCTTCCCCCCGTTGCGGGGGGATTGAGGGGGCTACGATGAGGGGGCTACGATGTAGCTTATATAATTGGAAATCGCTGTAAGGAACTATTGGTCATAGTTTTTTCGGTTCAGCTTCCCACGACTGCAATCAACGGTCTAACATAAAGAGGTGTGAATTTAGCGATCGCCTGTTAAGTATGGACTGGAAAGAAATTAGAGGTAACTGGGTTCTCATTCCCCCAAAACCCATCGGGATGATCCATTTTCTGGGAGGTGCATTTGTCGCCACTGCACCCCATCTCACTTATCGCTGGTTACTGGAACAACTGGCCAATAAAGGGTATGTTATTATTGCTACTCCATTTGTGAATACATTGGATCACATTGCGATCGCTAAAACTGTACTGCTGAACTTTGAACGCACCATAGAACGATTACAGGACTCTGGGGCATTACGCCAGCTTTATCTCCCTACTTATGGACTAGGGCATAGTATGGGTTGTAAACTTCACTTGATCATCGGGAGTCTCCTACCTGTAGAACGTGCCGGAAATATTTTAATTTCTTTCAACAACTACGCCGCTAAGGAGGCTATTCCTTTAGTAGAACAGCTAAATTCTACTTTCCTGGTTGAGTTTACTCCCTCGCCACTGGAAACCAACCGCATGATCCAGGAAAGCTACAATATCCGCCGCAATTTATTAATAAAATTTAGTAACGATACCATTGACCAATCAGCACCTTTAACCAAAATCTTACAAGCCCGCTTTTCTGAAATGGTTACTACACAAACCCTACCCGGTACTCACACTACACCTTTAGGTCAAGATATCAAATGGCAACCAGGAGCATCATTTACTCCCTTAGACGCTTTAGGGCAATGGTTTAGGCAAGAAGTATACCGAGATTTGAACCAGCTAAAACGCACCATTCTTTTGTGGATAAATCCGTTGTCACCGCCATAATATTTGATTAGCAGTTGATTATAGTCAGGAGTATTTATTAATTCAGAATTATCAGCCGTAAAATCTGGCATAGTTTTATTTTTAATTAAGTTTTAAATTAGTATTTTATATGTTTCAAATCCTGGTAATTGATGATGATATTTCTATACAAACACTCCTGAAGAGGATGTTAGAAAAACAGGGCTATAGAGTAGTTGCTGCTAGTAATGGCGAAGAGGGAATTGCTCAGGCGATCGCTTACCATCCAGCACTAGTTATTTGTGATTGGATTATGCCAGGATTGAATGGACTAGAAGTCTGTAAGCGCATGAAAACAGACCCTAATTTATCCACGACTTTCTTTATTTTTCTCACATCTTTGGATTCAATTGCTGATCGTGTTAAAGGACTGGATGCTGGTGCTGATGATTTTATCTCTAAACCGATAGAGAAAAATGAATTGAAGGCCAGAGTCAGAGCCGGATTGCGCTTGCATCAGTTAAGTCAAGACTTACACACTCAAAAGCTACTCTTAGAAACAGAATTAGCCGAAGCCGCAGAGTATGTGCGATCGCTTCTACCTTTACCAGCAACCGAACCCTTCAGCATCAATTCTCGATTCATTCCTTCCCGACAACTCGGCGGCGATTGTTTCGATTACTACTGGCTAGATTCTGACTATCTAGCTATTTACCTCCTAGATACAGCCGGACATGGACTCAAAGCCGCTCTCCCCTCAATTTCCGTGCTAAATCTCTTACGTTCTCGTGCCTTAAAAGGGTTGAATTATTATCAACCGAGTGATGTCCTCAAGGCTTTAAATCAAACTTTTCAGATGAATTATCAAAATGATAAATATTTTACTATTTGGTATGGCGTTTATAACAGAGTTAATCGGGAGTTAATTTATGCAAGTGCTGGTCATCCACCAGCAATATTACTATCAGGCACATCTTCTAAAAAGACTGAAATTCAACTACTGAGAACTCCTGGAATGCCAGTCGGGATGTTTCCAGAATCTAAATATGTTGATGCGTATTGCAATATTGATAAATCTAGTAGCCTCTATATTTTCAGTGATGGTGCTTATGAAATTACAAAATTAGATGGCACACTTTGGAGTTTGGATGCTTTTATTCAAATACTTGTTAGTTTACAAAACACTATTGATCGCCAACTTGATCAGGTATTGAATTATCTTGTGGCTTTGAACTCCAAAGAGGCTTTCGATGATGATTTATCAATACTACAAATTAATTTTGATTAAATCAATTCTTAGGGACTAAAACCTGATTAAACTCATCTTGATTTAAAAATATCTCAAAAACTTTATCCATACCCGTTAATTCAAATAATATTCTGACTTGTTCATTAATAGAACAGAGAACTAGTCTTATATCTGCTGCCCGTAATGTTTTGAAAGCTAACACTAAAGCTCCCAAAGCCGAACTATCCATAAACGACACATCTTGACAATCAACTAAAACTATTTTTGCCCCACTTTCTAGAAGCTGAGTAATATGTTCTCGGAGTTCTTGTGAGTTTGTCGTCTTGACAA comes from the Nodularia sp. NIES-3585 genome and includes:
- a CDS encoding DUF1350 family protein, with product MDWKEIRGNWVLIPPKPIGMIHFLGGAFVATAPHLTYRWLLEQLANKGYVIIATPFVNTLDHIAIAKTVLLNFERTIERLQDSGALRQLYLPTYGLGHSMGCKLHLIIGSLLPVERAGNILISFNNYAAKEAIPLVEQLNSTFLVEFTPSPLETNRMIQESYNIRRNLLIKFSNDTIDQSAPLTKILQARFSEMVTTQTLPGTHTTPLGQDIKWQPGASFTPLDALGQWFRQEVYRDLNQLKRTILLWINPLSPP
- a CDS encoding ABC transporter permease, which codes for MQTKKKLDQLWIVRCFAALLLFGQVLLHLLQGKTYYRKILQHMVTAGPASVSPVILVSGFAGMIFTIQTARELVRFGAVDAVGGAFALAFCRELAPLLTASIIAGQVGSAFAAEIGAMRVTEQIDALYMLKTNPIDYLVLPRVIACILMMPIMMVFALVMGITGGLFAAAKFYNIDPEAFLESVRTFLEPSDLLMVLVKGLIFGAIVGINGCSWGLTTQGGAKEVGESATTAVVTTWVLIFMMDFFISVLMFDKPIP
- a CDS encoding STAS domain-containing protein; the encoded protein is MNQQVKVVKLSGIVKTTNSQELREHITQLLESGAKIVLVDCQDVSFMDSSALGALVLAFKTLRAADIRLVLCSINEQVRILFELTGMDKVFEIFLNQDEFNQVLVPKN
- a CDS encoding PP2C family protein-serine/threonine phosphatase, with the protein product MFQILVIDDDISIQTLLKRMLEKQGYRVVAASNGEEGIAQAIAYHPALVICDWIMPGLNGLEVCKRMKTDPNLSTTFFIFLTSLDSIADRVKGLDAGADDFISKPIEKNELKARVRAGLRLHQLSQDLHTQKLLLETELAEAAEYVRSLLPLPATEPFSINSRFIPSRQLGGDCFDYYWLDSDYLAIYLLDTAGHGLKAALPSISVLNLLRSRALKGLNYYQPSDVLKALNQTFQMNYQNDKYFTIWYGVYNRVNRELIYASAGHPPAILLSGTSSKKTEIQLLRTPGMPVGMFPESKYVDAYCNIDKSSSLYIFSDGAYEITKLDGTLWSLDAFIQILVSLQNTIDRQLDQVLNYLVALNSKEAFDDDLSILQINFD